GGCTTCATTGCCATTTGTGATGTTTAACTTTGATTGAATTGTAGCATCCAACTTGCAAAATGTCAATAGTGTAATAATGAATAAAGAACAGCTGGTTAAACATTCTAATGTTTATGTATAATTACAAATGTGTGAGTATAGCAATATAAATTGTAAACATTTTACTATTGACATGCAGTTATTTTTTAATAACGATTATTAATTCTCTGCTAAAAGCTGTAAGATTAATACGTATGAAAGCGAAAATGTTTTTATTTGCAATATTCAACACGTAAACTTGCAAAAATTAAGTTTGATATAACAAATGCAATTACAATTATAGAACAGAATAAAGGGCGTATTGCAAAATGAAAATTTTGCAGCGCGTCCTTTTGCTGTTGAAAAGTCATCAGAAGTTCAAATATTGTTGAAAATTCTGTTATGCAACGAAATTTTAGTCATAGCAAAGCACAGGGCACGAAAACAATCGTGAAAAGGAAAGGTAATTCACAAATCAAATTAAAATTTGAATTAAATATACACCAAAATATACCAATAAAGTTTGTTGGAAAAGCATTATGACAATTTCTTACATTTGTGGTATAGTCTATAAAAGGGAAATGTTTTTTTAAATTTTCAGTTAATTTATCAAGCCGTTTCACAAAACATTATTGAAAATAACTTTATATTTGTGCTCCAAAACCCGTTAATGCTTAAGTATGCGTTACATACTTGATATTTAGAATATGAAAATTTCGTGTTCTGACGGTATGTACTGTTTGTAGTTAACCAGTCACTTAAGGTTTGCTGAGATTTTTGTATTTTATTTTCTAACGAAAAAATACATACAAAGGAGCAAATACTATGACCAGTCTGCAAAACGCAAGCGCATTTGAAACTATTTCTATCTACGTTGTGCTGCTCATTGCCTTTCTCGGCCTCGCCTACGCTCTATTGCTGCGCAGGCAAGTCCTGAAGGAGGATAAGGGCACCCCCAAAATGCAGGAAATCTGGAACGCTATCCGTTCAGGAGCTGAAGCCTATCTGGGTCGTCAGCTGAAGACCATCCTGCCCCTAATTGCAGTTTTCACCGTTATTCTGTTCTTCTCGGT
The Bacillota bacterium DNA segment above includes these coding regions:
- a CDS encoding sodium/proton-translocating pyrophosphatase, with amino-acid sequence MTSLQNASAFETISIYVVLLIAFLGLAYALLLRRQVLKEDKGTPKMQEIWNAIRSGAEAYLGRQLKTILPLIAVFTVILFFSV